Proteins from a genomic interval of Clostridium scatologenes:
- a CDS encoding class I SAM-dependent methyltransferase, with the protein MEVVLEKVEKYWSKRSDGYCKINLEELNSLKREAWIDLINEHAPKVSGRKLKVLDIGAGPGFFSIIMASCGYKVTAVDYTDAMLEKAKRNAGIYANSIEFKRMDAHNLEFEDNTFDLIITRNLTWNLEKPGEAYKDWHRVLNKGGRLLNFDANWYLYLYDDEKRKGYEQDRVNTVKKGYEDHYICPNSNVMEDIARKLPLSRRHRPEWDMKELINVGFKKVMVDMEIGNRVWDEVEKTNYGSTPMFMIVGEK; encoded by the coding sequence ATGGAAGTGGTTTTAGAAAAAGTAGAAAAATATTGGAGTAAGAGATCAGATGGTTATTGTAAGATAAATTTGGAAGAATTGAATAGTTTAAAAAGAGAAGCATGGATAGATTTAATAAATGAACATGCACCAAAAGTGTCTGGAAGAAAATTAAAAGTATTGGATATAGGTGCAGGTCCTGGATTCTTTTCTATAATAATGGCTAGTTGCGGATATAAGGTTACCGCTGTGGATTATACAGATGCTATGCTTGAAAAAGCTAAAAGAAATGCTGGAATATATGCAAATAGTATTGAGTTTAAAAGAATGGATGCACATAATTTAGAATTTGAAGATAACACTTTTGATTTAATAATTACTCGTAATCTTACTTGGAATCTTGAAAAACCTGGTGAAGCATATAAGGATTGGCATAGAGTATTGAATAAAGGTGGAAGATTACTAAATTTTGATGCTAACTGGTATTTATATTTATATGATGATGAAAAAAGAAAAGGATATGAACAGGATAGAGTAAATACTGTAAAAAAAGGATATGAGGATCATTACATTTGTCCTAATTCAAATGTAATGGAGGATATAGCAAGAAAACTGCCTTTAAGTAGAAGGCATAGACCAGAATGGGACATGAAAGAATTGATTAATGTTGGATTTAAAAAAGTAATGGTAGATATGGAAATAGGCAATAGAGTATGGGATGAAGTTGAAAAGACTAATTATGGTTCTACACCTATGTTTATGATTGTTGGAGAAAAATAA
- the nikB gene encoding nickel ABC transporter permease encodes MKKYIIKRLMQLIPVLFGITFLTFALTYFSPGDPATMLLNATGVAPSPELIQKVREDMGLNKPFFIQYLHWIGGVLQGDFGNSYKYSKPVLDLIMTSLPATFKLAGVSLMGMMLIALPLGIMSALHKNKTLDYIIRVISFLGISMPNFWIGLVLMYIFSIKFKILPVMGDGGGKSIILPAVTLIIAMASKYTRQLRAAILEEISQDYVIGARARGVKEKAILLGHVLKSSLLSIITLLGISLGSLLGGVVIVETIFSWPGVGKLAIEAIFSRDYPLIQGYVVWMTLIYVLVNMMVDISYCFLDPRIRLEKRS; translated from the coding sequence TTGAAAAAATACATTATAAAAAGGTTAATGCAATTAATTCCAGTTTTATTTGGAATTACCTTTTTAACCTTTGCACTCACATATTTTTCTCCAGGTGACCCTGCCACTATGCTTCTTAATGCTACAGGGGTGGCACCTTCTCCAGAACTTATACAAAAAGTTAGAGAAGATATGGGACTAAATAAACCTTTTTTTATTCAGTATTTGCATTGGATAGGTGGCGTGTTACAAGGAGACTTTGGTAATTCTTACAAGTACAGTAAACCTGTATTGGATTTAATAATGACAAGTCTTCCAGCTACCTTTAAACTTGCAGGTGTATCACTAATGGGCATGATGCTTATAGCATTACCCTTAGGTATAATGTCTGCACTACATAAAAATAAGACATTAGATTACATAATCAGGGTTATATCATTTTTAGGAATATCTATGCCAAATTTTTGGATTGGGCTAGTGTTAATGTACATATTTTCCATTAAATTTAAAATACTTCCAGTCATGGGCGACGGTGGAGGCAAGAGTATTATATTACCTGCAGTTACTTTGATTATTGCAATGGCGTCCAAATACACAAGGCAGCTTAGAGCAGCCATATTAGAAGAAATATCTCAAGATTATGTAATTGGAGCTAGGGCAAGAGGGGTTAAAGAAAAAGCAATATTGTTAGGACATGTTTTAAAAAGTTCCTTATTGTCCATTATAACTTTACTAGGTATATCTTTAGGATCACTGCTTGGGGGAGTAGTTATAGTTGAAACTATTTTCTCATGGCCAGGGGTTGGAAAATTGGCCATAGAAGCTATATTCAGTAGAGACTATCCATTAATACAGGGGTATGTTGTGTGGATGACATTGATTTATGTATTGGTTAATATGATGGTGGATATTTCGTACTGCTTTTTAGATCCAAGGATTCGTTTAGAAAAGAGGTCTTGA